A window of the Streptomyces finlayi genome harbors these coding sequences:
- a CDS encoding non-ribosomal peptide synthetase has protein sequence MELPSAAKDRLSELPDHVRELVMRQLAGEAEPAADELSITPAPRDGALPLSAGQKGLWFLAELNPGSVEYNAPRVLRLTGELHVPALRAALDGVVARHEALRTTIGDVEGHGFQVVHEPGRVPVEIIDLSGLPEPGRAAGLGHCLEREGVTPFDLRRGPLFRVTLVRLAADEHVLVLGLHHIVGDGWSIGILVDELCTRYTAQVRGERVVLPDLPVQFADFAVWQQERLAGPDVADQVDYWRRQLAALPPVELPTDRPRPPVFSTAGEVHEITVPEPLTRRLTELGARNGSTLFMTLVAASQLLFARYSGQGDIAVGSVTAGRGRPELDDLIGYFSDTVILRSQVDESRSFTDFLGDVRSTVLDAFANDEVPFQLLVDTLRPERDPSRSPLVQVMVSLQNALDGKAELPGLRVTEIAPPIHVSKFDVSFDFYEQDGELTGHVEYNTDLFDQATIERMGGHLLTLLEGLAARPDGPMRDLPMITETELHRLTVEWNGPTVEFGPPRCVHELYDEQAALTPGEVAVSCAGEKLTFAALASRSNQLAHHLKGLGAEPGTRVGVCVERGVDAMVALLGVMKSGATFVPLDPDYPAERLSMMLADAAAPVVVTDTAVADRVAGHDAAVVYLDRDRPLIDTMPDGPPRTGAGVDDLVYVIYTSGTTGRPKGVQISHRNVHHILRSWNARYGLDEIRGRALCVASFGVDLFLGDFLFSALFGGEMVVCPAEVVTDPPALADLITEVQPQILATTPSLARAISTELAWRGGGGLESVRLLSLGAEGWLAEDCASLLEHVGPDTLTVNAYGATETTIDATIFALGGDPVEPSPIVPIGRPMVNTSVYVVDELGRPVPIGVPGELFIGGGGIAQGYWNRPELTAERFPHDVLGPGTGRFYRTGDVVRWRGDGNLEYLGRADDQVKIRGFRVELGEVETALTRHPEVATAAAVARRSDSGHNRLFAYVVPAGTRAPDPAELRTFLAANLPSQAVPSAIVVLDELPMTPNGTLDRRALAVVDEPEAGLSRRVAPRTPVEAVLVDVWAKALGVAPDRIGVEDNFFNLGGDSILSLQVVSLARRSNLRLTTKQIFLRQTIAELAGEVVTVTSPDVEQGPVTGPVPLTPVQHWYFEQFPDTPGHFNQSLYLELDAEVDADALGAAFAAVLDHHDGLRLRVEHLDGVWRQHNEAAADGTVFEAVDLSALDEAAQDQAMRAAITEAQTGFDIRDLPLLRGLLFTLGGGRAPRLFLCAHHYVVDAVSWRVILADLETGHQQAASGRKVHLDAKSTSLRDWANRLTGLVAEGGFDSELGYWTGVERATAEAVTLPVDLQGHNTVGSARTLTRRLSADLTDALLRKVPEAYRTQVNDVLLSALARVLREWAGGTVPVELEGHGREDLFDGVDLSRTVGWFTTVFPVALELPDGEEWGATLKAVKEQLRAVPSRGLGYGALRYLGAPGPLGQGRQCQVGFNYHGRFDADTGDGGLFHGWCENPVPDRSPDQARQCLIDITGMVRDGRLEFGWEYSGNVHREETVAQLAEGFLAALEQIVEHCARPGSGGCTPSDFPLAGLDQAAVDRIVGDGRAVEDIYPLTPMQSGMLFHSLDGGDSDVYLTHFAAVLEGVEDAHRLAEAFQRVVDRTPILRTAVFGSDLDVPLQIVRRGVRLPVTHLDWSDLSEEEGRARSQSLWESLPTGELDLAEAPLMRLTLARLSADSVQVFWSSHHLLLDGWSFADVLAQVFEEHAALGGTALSEQKPRPPFRDYVQWLAEQDDAAAEAHWRRAMAGFTAATPLPFDRAPLVAHGSRSSRDVNLRLPAERSRRLYEFAKSARLTVNTVVQGAWALLLARHSGEHEVCFGATASGRPAELAGADEIVGLFINTLPVRTRLDSGLDLASWLRRMQDEQVATRQFEHVSLGQVRTWSEVPRGSSLFDSIVIFESFPYDRDAASRHGLVVRESKGAEDTNYALTLTAYTTDELHLRVGYDPRLFSQDTVERMAERLATLLDAFAHHAEEAIARLPMLPAAERSVVLHEWNATSRQTGQTTTVGLFEQQAAATPAGIALVHGDAALSYAELDARANRLARHLVARGLGPEQIVALAYPRTPDLLVAMLAVLKTGAAYLPLDLDHPRERLSFMLRDAAPALVLTGDATVLDLPEGTPSLSLTDPDVTAALAGHLATEPDLPVPPRPDNAAYMLYTSGSTGRPKGVVVTRGNLRNFVQDMRERTGMTCDDRLLAVTTVGFDIAHLELFVPLISGATVVLADKEVVHDPQELRRVVHGHDVTVVQATPSLWRGVVEGAADVLPRIRVLVGGEALPAELAEALTAGSPSVTNVYGPTETTIWSTAAKLARGATGAPPIGRPIANTRIYVLDAGLQPVPPGVPGELYIAGAGVARGYANRAGLTASRFVADPFGPPAERMYRTGDVARWRADGDLEFIGRVDDQVKIRGFRIELGEIETLLDTHAQVSSAVVVARGDGPAGKQLVAYVVPAGDVPPTAAELKAYAGQSLPQYMVPAFFVAMDTFPLTPSGKVDRRRLPAPDAVADSGAPRIAPRDATEAALADVWADVLGLPVDEIDVTGDFFELGGDSVLCVQVAYRARRAGWYVVPRDLFSHPTIERLAVVAVRAEAPTDPPAGGRPQGVEPAVRQRSAPEAVASGNAAATGTTGPAIGEDFLTARLAELACTHRVPGAQLAVRHAGRTTVVETGERVAGSGLPVTADTVFPIASLTKPVTALAVQLLAADGRLDLDAPIGAYLPELSVTSPVGRLTARQALSHTGGLVAAIDERVPSTDRRQWVERHCGEAAVMHPPGTAFSYSDVGYVLAGRLVEVLTGEDWRTVVESMLLHPLDITAAYNGQPGKRPVAQGHVVSDRVLPVPEQYFTPVEEPAAALAANAADLVRLAGVHDRTASRAVLGPVAADAMLDDLTGDIAVGPFGLADGWGLGWSVYRGADGDWSGHDGSGDGTWSHLRFDAATGTAVALVTNASTGSGLWEDLVAELGAVGLDVANHSLRTLSDPGAPVAGSADCAGRYANGDWECVVEERSEGFTLFVGGGPRSGLTCYADLRFTTEGCGVPDTGRFVRDPDTGRVEMLQLAGRLLHRTGAAVE, from the coding sequence ATGGAACTGCCATCCGCCGCGAAGGACCGGTTGTCGGAGCTTCCCGACCACGTGCGGGAGCTCGTCATGCGGCAGCTCGCCGGCGAGGCCGAGCCCGCCGCCGATGAGCTCTCGATCACCCCGGCACCCCGGGATGGTGCGCTGCCGTTGTCGGCCGGCCAGAAAGGGCTGTGGTTCCTGGCCGAACTGAACCCCGGCAGCGTCGAGTACAACGCGCCGCGGGTGCTGAGGCTGACCGGCGAACTCCACGTCCCGGCGCTGCGCGCGGCCCTCGACGGCGTGGTCGCGCGGCACGAGGCGCTGCGCACCACCATCGGCGATGTCGAAGGCCACGGCTTCCAGGTGGTGCACGAGCCCGGTCGGGTTCCGGTCGAGATCATCGACCTGTCCGGGCTGCCGGAGCCCGGGCGTGCGGCCGGACTCGGACACTGCCTGGAGCGCGAGGGGGTCACGCCGTTCGATCTGCGGCGCGGTCCGCTGTTCCGGGTGACGCTGGTGCGCCTCGCCGCAGACGAGCACGTGCTGGTGCTGGGCCTGCACCACATCGTTGGCGACGGCTGGTCCATCGGCATCCTGGTCGACGAGCTCTGCACCCGGTACACGGCGCAGGTGCGCGGCGAGAGGGTCGTGCTGCCGGACCTGCCGGTGCAGTTCGCCGACTTCGCCGTCTGGCAGCAGGAACGGCTGGCCGGCCCCGACGTGGCGGACCAGGTCGACTACTGGCGGCGGCAGCTCGCCGCGCTGCCGCCGGTGGAACTGCCGACGGACCGCCCGCGACCGCCGGTTTTCAGCACCGCGGGCGAGGTGCACGAGATCACCGTGCCCGAACCGCTGACCCGGCGGCTGACGGAACTCGGCGCGCGCAACGGCTCCACACTGTTCATGACACTGGTGGCCGCCAGTCAGCTGCTGTTCGCCCGGTATTCGGGACAGGGCGACATCGCGGTGGGCTCCGTGACCGCAGGCCGCGGCCGGCCCGAACTGGACGATCTCATAGGCTACTTCAGCGACACCGTCATCCTGCGGTCTCAGGTGGACGAGTCACGGTCCTTCACCGACTTCCTCGGCGACGTCCGCTCCACTGTGCTCGACGCGTTCGCCAACGATGAAGTTCCCTTCCAGCTGCTGGTCGACACCCTGCGGCCGGAGCGCGACCCGAGTCGGTCCCCCCTGGTACAGGTGATGGTCAGCCTCCAGAACGCGCTGGACGGAAAGGCCGAACTGCCGGGCCTGCGGGTCACGGAGATCGCCCCGCCGATACACGTCTCCAAGTTCGACGTCTCCTTCGACTTCTACGAGCAGGACGGTGAACTCACCGGCCACGTCGAGTACAACACCGACCTGTTCGACCAGGCGACGATCGAGCGAATGGGCGGGCACCTGCTGACCCTGCTCGAAGGTCTCGCCGCGCGGCCGGACGGGCCGATGCGTGACCTGCCCATGATCACCGAGACGGAACTGCACAGGCTGACCGTCGAGTGGAACGGTCCCACGGTGGAGTTCGGCCCGCCCCGGTGCGTGCACGAGCTGTACGACGAGCAGGCCGCGCTCACCCCCGGCGAGGTGGCGGTGAGCTGCGCGGGCGAGAAACTGACCTTCGCCGCGCTGGCCTCCCGAAGCAATCAGCTGGCGCACCATCTGAAGGGCCTGGGCGCGGAGCCGGGAACGCGGGTCGGCGTGTGCGTCGAGCGCGGCGTGGACGCGATGGTCGCGCTGCTCGGTGTGATGAAGTCGGGCGCGACGTTCGTACCGCTCGACCCGGACTATCCGGCGGAGCGGCTGAGCATGATGCTGGCCGACGCAGCCGCGCCGGTGGTGGTCACCGATACCGCCGTGGCGGACCGGGTCGCCGGACATGACGCGGCCGTGGTGTACCTCGACCGCGACCGGCCGCTGATCGACACCATGCCGGACGGGCCGCCACGGACCGGGGCCGGCGTGGACGACCTCGTCTACGTGATCTACACGTCGGGTACGACCGGCAGGCCCAAGGGTGTGCAGATCAGCCACCGCAACGTGCACCACATCCTGCGGTCCTGGAACGCCAGGTACGGGCTGGACGAGATCCGCGGCCGGGCCTTGTGCGTGGCCAGCTTCGGCGTCGACCTGTTCCTCGGCGACTTCCTGTTCTCCGCGCTCTTCGGCGGCGAGATGGTGGTGTGCCCCGCGGAGGTGGTCACCGACCCGCCCGCGCTGGCGGACCTGATCACCGAGGTCCAGCCGCAGATCCTGGCCACGACGCCGTCGCTGGCCAGGGCGATCAGCACCGAGCTGGCCTGGCGGGGCGGTGGCGGCCTGGAGTCGGTGCGGCTGCTCTCCCTGGGTGCCGAGGGCTGGCTGGCGGAGGACTGCGCCAGCCTGCTCGAACACGTCGGCCCCGACACGCTGACCGTCAACGCCTACGGTGCGACCGAGACGACGATCGACGCCACGATCTTCGCGCTGGGTGGCGACCCGGTCGAGCCCTCGCCGATCGTCCCGATCGGCAGGCCGATGGTGAACACCAGCGTGTACGTGGTGGACGAGCTGGGCCGCCCGGTGCCGATCGGGGTGCCCGGTGAGCTCTTCATCGGCGGCGGGGGCATCGCCCAGGGTTACTGGAACCGGCCCGAGCTGACCGCCGAGCGGTTCCCGCATGATGTCCTCGGGCCGGGAACCGGCAGGTTCTACCGCACCGGGGACGTGGTGCGCTGGCGCGGCGACGGCAACCTGGAGTACCTCGGCCGGGCCGACGACCAGGTCAAGATCCGCGGCTTCCGGGTGGAGCTCGGCGAGGTGGAGACCGCGCTGACCCGCCACCCCGAGGTCGCCACCGCGGCGGCGGTTGCGCGCCGGTCCGATTCCGGCCACAACCGGTTGTTCGCCTACGTGGTGCCCGCCGGTACGCGGGCGCCCGACCCCGCCGAACTCCGGACGTTCCTCGCCGCCAACCTCCCGAGCCAGGCGGTGCCTTCGGCGATCGTGGTGCTCGACGAGCTGCCGATGACCCCGAACGGGACCCTGGACCGGCGTGCACTGGCGGTGGTGGATGAGCCCGAGGCCGGCCTGTCCCGCCGGGTAGCGCCGCGCACCCCGGTCGAAGCCGTGCTCGTCGACGTCTGGGCGAAGGCGCTGGGCGTGGCGCCCGACCGCATCGGCGTCGAGGACAACTTCTTCAACCTCGGCGGTGACTCGATCCTCAGCCTCCAGGTGGTGTCGCTCGCCCGGCGATCGAACCTTCGGCTGACCACCAAGCAGATATTCCTGCGCCAGACCATCGCCGAGCTGGCGGGCGAGGTCGTCACGGTGACCTCGCCCGACGTCGAGCAGGGACCGGTCACCGGGCCGGTGCCGCTGACGCCCGTACAGCACTGGTACTTCGAGCAGTTCCCCGACACACCGGGCCACTTCAACCAGTCCCTGTACCTCGAACTGGACGCCGAGGTCGACGCCGACGCGCTGGGCGCGGCGTTCGCCGCCGTGCTCGACCACCACGACGGTCTGCGCCTCCGGGTCGAGCATCTCGACGGGGTGTGGAGGCAGCACAACGAGGCCGCGGCCGACGGCACCGTGTTCGAGGCCGTCGACCTGTCCGCGCTCGACGAAGCCGCGCAGGACCAGGCGATGCGCGCGGCGATCACCGAGGCGCAGACCGGGTTCGACATCCGAGACCTTCCGCTGCTCCGGGGCCTGCTGTTCACCCTCGGCGGCGGCCGGGCTCCCCGCCTGTTCCTCTGCGCGCACCACTACGTCGTGGACGCGGTCTCATGGCGGGTCATCCTGGCCGATCTGGAGACGGGACACCAGCAGGCGGCGAGCGGGCGGAAGGTGCACCTGGACGCGAAGTCCACATCGCTGCGGGACTGGGCGAACCGCCTCACCGGCCTGGTGGCCGAAGGCGGGTTCGACTCGGAGCTGGGGTACTGGACCGGGGTCGAGAGGGCCACCGCGGAAGCGGTCACGCTGCCGGTGGACCTCCAGGGACACAACACCGTCGGCTCCGCACGCACCCTCACCCGGCGGCTGAGCGCGGACCTCACCGACGCGCTGCTGCGCAAGGTGCCCGAGGCGTACCGGACGCAGGTCAACGACGTGCTGCTCAGCGCCCTCGCCCGGGTACTGCGGGAGTGGGCCGGCGGGACCGTGCCTGTCGAGCTGGAGGGCCACGGGCGCGAGGACCTGTTCGACGGCGTCGACCTCTCGCGTACCGTCGGCTGGTTCACCACGGTGTTTCCCGTGGCGCTGGAGCTCCCCGACGGTGAGGAATGGGGAGCCACCCTGAAGGCGGTCAAGGAACAGTTGCGCGCCGTGCCGTCCCGCGGCCTGGGCTACGGTGCCCTGCGGTACCTCGGCGCGCCGGGCCCACTGGGCCAAGGGCGCCAGTGCCAGGTCGGGTTCAACTACCACGGCCGCTTCGACGCCGACACCGGCGACGGCGGGCTCTTCCACGGCTGGTGCGAGAACCCGGTGCCCGACCGGAGCCCCGACCAGGCCCGGCAGTGCCTGATAGACATCACCGGCATGGTCCGTGACGGCCGGCTGGAGTTCGGCTGGGAGTACTCCGGCAACGTCCATCGCGAGGAGACGGTCGCACAGCTGGCCGAGGGCTTCCTCGCGGCACTGGAACAGATCGTCGAGCACTGCGCCCGGCCGGGCAGCGGCGGCTGCACCCCGTCGGACTTCCCGCTGGCCGGCCTCGACCAGGCGGCAGTGGACCGGATCGTCGGCGACGGCCGCGCGGTGGAGGACATCTACCCTCTGACCCCGATGCAGAGCGGCATGCTCTTCCACTCGCTCGACGGCGGGGACAGCGATGTGTACCTCACCCACTTCGCCGCGGTGCTGGAGGGGGTCGAGGACGCGCACCGGCTCGCCGAAGCGTTCCAGCGCGTGGTGGACCGCACCCCGATTCTGCGCACCGCCGTGTTCGGATCCGATCTGGACGTTCCTCTCCAGATCGTCCGTCGTGGCGTACGACTGCCCGTGACACACCTGGACTGGAGCGACCTGTCCGAGGAGGAGGGCCGGGCGCGCTCGCAATCGCTGTGGGAGAGCCTGCCCACGGGGGAACTCGACCTGGCCGAGGCGCCGCTCATGCGGCTCACCCTGGCCCGGCTGTCGGCGGACAGCGTCCAGGTGTTCTGGTCCTCGCACCACCTGCTGCTGGACGGCTGGAGCTTCGCCGACGTGCTGGCGCAGGTCTTCGAGGAACACGCCGCGCTCGGTGGCACGGCCCTCTCCGAGCAGAAGCCGCGCCCTCCGTTCCGGGACTACGTGCAGTGGCTGGCCGAGCAGGATGACGCCGCCGCCGAGGCGCACTGGCGCCGTGCGATGGCGGGCTTCACGGCGGCCACGCCGCTGCCGTTCGACCGGGCGCCACTGGTCGCTCACGGTTCCCGGTCCTCGCGCGATGTGAACCTGCGGCTGCCCGCCGAGCGCTCACGCCGACTCTACGAGTTCGCCAAGAGCGCCCGGCTGACGGTGAACACCGTGGTGCAGGGTGCGTGGGCCCTGCTGCTCGCACGGCACAGCGGTGAGCACGAGGTGTGCTTCGGCGCGACGGCGTCCGGCCGGCCCGCGGAACTGGCGGGCGCGGACGAGATCGTCGGTCTGTTCATCAACACGCTGCCCGTACGGACGCGCCTGGACAGCGGTCTCGACCTCGCGTCGTGGCTGCGGCGGATGCAGGACGAGCAGGTCGCGACCCGGCAGTTCGAGCATGTGTCGCTGGGGCAGGTGCGCACATGGAGCGAGGTGCCGCGGGGCTCGAGTCTGTTCGACAGCATCGTCATCTTCGAGAGCTTCCCCTACGACCGGGACGCGGCCTCCCGGCACGGGCTCGTGGTCCGCGAGAGCAAGGGCGCGGAGGACACCAACTACGCGCTCACGCTCACCGCCTACACCACCGACGAACTGCACCTGCGCGTCGGCTACGACCCGCGCCTGTTCTCCCAGGACACGGTGGAGCGGATGGCCGAACGTCTGGCGACCCTGCTGGACGCCTTCGCCCATCACGCCGAGGAGGCGATCGCCCGGCTGCCCATGCTGCCGGCCGCCGAGCGCTCCGTCGTGCTGCACGAGTGGAACGCCACCTCCCGGCAGACCGGACAGACCACCACCGTCGGGCTGTTCGAGCAGCAGGCCGCTGCCACCCCGGCGGGCATCGCGCTGGTGCACGGGGACGCCGCGCTGAGTTACGCCGAGCTGGACGCCCGCGCGAACCGGCTCGCGCGCCACCTCGTGGCGCGCGGGCTCGGCCCCGAGCAGATCGTCGCCCTGGCCTACCCGCGGACGCCCGACCTGCTGGTGGCCATGCTGGCGGTGCTGAAGACGGGCGCCGCCTACCTGCCACTGGACCTGGACCACCCGCGCGAACGCCTCTCGTTCATGCTGCGGGACGCGGCCCCGGCCCTGGTCCTGACCGGCGATGCGACCGTACTCGACCTGCCGGAGGGCACACCGTCCCTCTCGCTCACCGACCCCGACGTGACCGCCGCACTGGCGGGTCACCTCGCGACCGAGCCGGACCTGCCCGTGCCGCCGAGGCCGGACAACGCCGCCTACATGCTCTACACCTCCGGCTCCACCGGCCGTCCCAAGGGTGTGGTGGTCACCCGGGGCAACCTGCGCAACTTCGTGCAGGACATGCGGGAGCGGACCGGGATGACCTGCGACGACCGGCTGCTGGCCGTGACGACCGTCGGTTTCGACATCGCGCACCTGGAGCTGTTCGTTCCGCTGATCAGCGGTGCGACCGTGGTGCTCGCGGACAAGGAAGTGGTCCACGACCCGCAGGAACTGCGCCGGGTGGTTCACGGCCATGACGTGACAGTGGTGCAGGCGACACCGAGCCTGTGGCGCGGGGTGGTCGAGGGCGCCGCGGACGTGCTCCCCCGGATCCGGGTGCTCGTCGGCGGCGAAGCGTTGCCCGCGGAACTGGCCGAGGCCCTGACCGCCGGATCGCCGTCGGTGACGAACGTGTACGGGCCGACCGAGACCACGATCTGGTCGACCGCGGCGAAGCTGGCGCGCGGCGCGACGGGTGCGCCGCCGATCGGTAGGCCGATTGCCAACACCCGGATCTACGTGCTCGACGCCGGTCTCCAGCCGGTTCCTCCCGGCGTACCGGGTGAGCTGTACATCGCCGGTGCGGGGGTGGCGCGGGGCTACGCGAACCGCGCGGGCCTGACCGCGAGCCGGTTCGTGGCCGATCCGTTCGGACCGCCCGCCGAGCGGATGTACCGCACCGGCGACGTGGCCAGATGGAGGGCCGACGGGGATCTGGAGTTCATCGGCCGGGTCGACGACCAGGTCAAGATCAGGGGATTCCGGATCGAGCTCGGCGAGATCGAGACGCTGCTGGACACGCACGCGCAGGTGAGTTCGGCCGTCGTGGTGGCGCGCGGGGACGGGCCGGCCGGCAAGCAGCTGGTGGCGTACGTCGTGCCGGCCGGGGACGTGCCACCCACGGCCGCGGAGCTGAAGGCGTACGCCGGACAGTCCCTGCCGCAGTACATGGTGCCCGCCTTCTTCGTGGCGATGGACACCTTCCCGCTGACGCCCAGCGGAAAGGTCGACCGGCGGCGGCTGCCGGCTCCGGACGCGGTGGCCGACAGTGGCGCCCCGCGGATCGCTCCGCGCGATGCGACGGAGGCCGCGCTCGCCGACGTCTGGGCGGACGTGCTCGGACTCCCTGTCGACGAGATCGATGTGACCGGTGACTTCTTCGAGCTGGGCGGGGACTCGGTGCTCTGTGTCCAAGTGGCCTACCGCGCCCGGCGTGCCGGGTGGTACGTCGTGCCGAGGGACCTGTTCTCGCACCCGACCATCGAACGTCTGGCGGTGGTGGCCGTGCGTGCCGAGGCCCCCACGGACCCGCCCGCGGGCGGGCGGCCGCAGGGGGTCGAGCCGGCTGTGCGCCAGCGGAGCGCGCCCGAGGCGGTCGCCTCCGGGAACGCGGCGGCGACCGGCACCACGGGCCCGGCCATCGGCGAAGACTTCCTGACCGCCCGGCTGGCCGAGCTGGCGTGCACGCACCGGGTGCCGGGCGCGCAGCTCGCCGTGCGTCACGCGGGGCGGACGACCGTCGTCGAGACGGGTGAGCGGGTGGCCGGGAGCGGCCTGCCGGTCACTGCGGACACTGTGTTCCCCATCGCCTCCTTGACCAAGCCGGTGACCGCGCTGGCCGTGCAACTGCTGGCGGCCGACGGGCGCCTCGACCTCGATGCCCCGATCGGCGCGTATCTGCCCGAGCTCTCCGTCACGAGCCCGGTGGGCCGGCTGACCGCGCGGCAGGCCCTCTCCCATACCGGAGGGCTGGTCGCCGCGATCGATGAACGGGTGCCGAGCACGGACCGGCGCCAGTGGGTTGAACGGCACTGCGGCGAGGCCGCCGTGATGCACCCGCCGGGCACCGCCTTCTCCTACTCCGATGTCGGCTACGTACTCGCGGGACGGCTGGTCGAAGTGCTGACCGGCGAGGACTGGCGGACCGTCGTGGAGTCGATGCTGCTGCACCCCCTCGACATCACGGCGGCGTACAACGGGCAGCCGGGCAAGAGGCCCGTGGCACAGGGCCATGTGGTGAGTGACCGCGTGCTCCC